A window of Dorea formicigenerans contains these coding sequences:
- a CDS encoding 3'-5' exonuclease: protein MLKSYVAFDIETTGLSPEHNEIIEIGALKVREGKVVDRFIRFIEPEAGIPPMITQLTGITNDMVEGAGNCGEVLPEFLEFCERDTLIGHNVQFDFSFVKTKAKELGYTYDHMGIDTLKIAKVVHADLPSRKLGALCEYYHIENVAAHRAYHDALATAKLYQSMAHFYEEKEPKVFKPQPLAYKVKKKEPITAKQIAFLTRLMQQKNISMEMDLHTLTKSEASREIDRILSRP from the coding sequence ATGTTAAAATCATATGTTGCATTTGACATAGAGACGACTGGACTTAGCCCGGAGCACAATGAGATTATTGAGATTGGTGCATTGAAAGTACGGGAAGGAAAAGTTGTTGACCGTTTTATTCGTTTTATTGAACCGGAGGCCGGGATACCTCCGATGATTACGCAACTGACCGGAATTACAAATGATATGGTAGAAGGAGCAGGGAACTGCGGCGAAGTATTGCCGGAGTTCCTTGAATTCTGCGAACGGGATACGCTGATCGGACATAATGTGCAGTTCGACTTCAGCTTTGTGAAGACAAAAGCAAAAGAACTTGGTTACACTTATGATCATATGGGAATTGATACACTTAAGATTGCCAAAGTTGTTCACGCAGACCTTCCATCCAGAAAGCTTGGCGCACTCTGCGAATACTATCATATCGAAAATGTGGCGGCGCACCGGGCATATCATGATGCTCTGGCAACCGCAAAACTGTATCAGTCTATGGCGCATTTTTATGAGGAAAAGGAACCGAAGGTTTTTAAACCACAGCCCTTGGCGTATAAGGTGAAGAAAAAAGAACCGATAACCGCAAAACAGATCGCATTTCTCACAAGGCTTATGCAACAGAAGAATATTTCTATGGAAATGGACTTACATACACTGACAAAGAGTGAGGCTTCTAGAGAAATCGACCGGATTTTATCCCGACCGTAA